The proteins below are encoded in one region of Rhinolophus sinicus isolate RSC01 linkage group LG07, ASM3656204v1, whole genome shotgun sequence:
- the AP1M2 gene encoding AP-1 complex subunit mu-2 isoform X1 yields the protein MSASAVFILDVKGKPLISRNYKGDVAMSEIEHFMPLLMQREEEGALAPLLSHGRVHFLWIKHSNLYLVATTLKNANASLVYSFLYKTVEVFSEYFKELEEESIRDNFVIVYELLDELMDFGFPQTTDSKILQEYITQQGNKLETGKSRVPPTVTNAVSWRSEGIKYKKNEVFIDVIESVNLLVNANGSVLLSEIVGTIKLKVFLSGMPELRLGLNDRVLFELTGLSGSKNKSVELEDVKFHQCVRLSRFDNDRTISFIPPDGDFELMSYRLSTQVKPLIWIESVIEKFSHSRVEIMVKAKGQFKKQSVANSVEISVPVPSDADSPRFKTSVGSAKYMPEKNIVIWSIKSFPGGKEYLMRAHFGLPSVEKEEEEGRPPIGVKFEIPYFTVSGIQVRYMKIIEKSGYQALPWVRYITQSGDYQLRTS from the exons ATGTCTGCCTCGGCTGTCTTCATCCTCGACGTCAAGGGCAAG CCCTTGATCAGCCGCAACTACAAAGGCGATGTGGCCATGAGTGAGATAGAGCACTTCATGCCTCTGCTCATGCAGCGGGAGGAGGAGGGCGCCTTGGCCCCGCTGCTGAGCCATGGTCGGGTCCACTTCCTGTGGATCAAACACAGCAACCTCTACT TGGTGGCCACCACGTTGAAGAACGCCAATGCCTCACTCGTGTACTCCTTCCTCTACAAGACAGTGGAG GTATTCTCTGAATACTTCAAGGAGCTAGAGGAGGAGAGCATCCGGGACAACTTTGTCATCGTCTATGAGCTGCTGGATGAGCTCATGGACTTCGGCTTCCCCCAGACCACCGACAGCAAGATTCTGCAGGA GTACATCACACAGCAGGGCAACAAGCTGGAGACAGGTAAGTCGCGGGTGCCACCCACCGTCACCAATGCTGTGTCCTGGCGCTCTGAGGGCATCAAGTATAAGAAGAATGAAGTCTTCATTGACGTCATAGAGTCTGTCAACCTGCTG GTCAATGCCAATGGCAGCGTCCTGCTGAGTGAGATTGTGGGCACCATCAAGCTCAAGGTGTTTCTGTCCGGAATGCCAGAGCTGCGGCTCGGCCTCAATGACCGCGTGCTCTTCGAGCTCACTGGCC TTTCAGGGAGCAAGAACAAGTCTGTGGAACTGGAGGATGTGAAATTTCACCAGTGTGTACGACTCTCTCGTTTCGACAATGATCGCACCATCTCTTTCATCCCACCTGATGGCGACTTTGAGCTTATGTCCTATCGCCTCAGCACCCAG GTCAAACCGCTGATCTGGATTGAGTCTGTCATTGAGAAGTTCTCCCACAGCCGTGTGGAGATCATGGTCAAG GCCAAAGGGCAGTTTAAGAAGCAGTCGGTGGCCAACAGCGTGGAGATATCTGTGCCGGTCCCCAGTGATGCTGACTCCCCGCGCTTCAAGACCAGCGTGGGCAGTGCCAAGTACATGCCTGAGAAGAATATTGTGATTTGGAGTATAAAGTCTTTCCCG GGGGGCAAGGAGTACCTGATGCGCGCCCACTTTGGCCTCCCCAGtgtggagaaggaagaagaggagggccGGCCCCCCATTGGGGTCAAGTTTGAGATCCCCTATTTCACCGTCTCTGGGATTCAG gTCCGATACATGAAGATTATCGAGAAAAGTGGTTATCAGGCCCTGCCCTGGGTCCGCTACATCACCCAGAGTGGTG ATTACCAGCTTCGCACCAGCTAG
- the AP1M2 gene encoding AP-1 complex subunit mu-2 isoform X2, which produces MSASAVFILDVKGKPLISRNYKGDVAMSEIEHFMPLLMQREEEGALAPLLSHGRVHFLWIKHSNLYLVATTLKNANASLVYSFLYKTVEVFSEYFKELEEESIRDNFVIVYELLDELMDFGFPQTTDSKILQEYITQQGNKLETGKSRVPPTVTNAVSWRSEGIKYKKNEVFIDVIESVNLLVNANGSVLLSEIVGTIKLKVFLSGMPELRLGLNDRVLFELTGRSKNKSVELEDVKFHQCVRLSRFDNDRTISFIPPDGDFELMSYRLSTQVKPLIWIESVIEKFSHSRVEIMVKAKGQFKKQSVANSVEISVPVPSDADSPRFKTSVGSAKYMPEKNIVIWSIKSFPGGKEYLMRAHFGLPSVEKEEEEGRPPIGVKFEIPYFTVSGIQVRYMKIIEKSGYQALPWVRYITQSGDYQLRTS; this is translated from the exons ATGTCTGCCTCGGCTGTCTTCATCCTCGACGTCAAGGGCAAG CCCTTGATCAGCCGCAACTACAAAGGCGATGTGGCCATGAGTGAGATAGAGCACTTCATGCCTCTGCTCATGCAGCGGGAGGAGGAGGGCGCCTTGGCCCCGCTGCTGAGCCATGGTCGGGTCCACTTCCTGTGGATCAAACACAGCAACCTCTACT TGGTGGCCACCACGTTGAAGAACGCCAATGCCTCACTCGTGTACTCCTTCCTCTACAAGACAGTGGAG GTATTCTCTGAATACTTCAAGGAGCTAGAGGAGGAGAGCATCCGGGACAACTTTGTCATCGTCTATGAGCTGCTGGATGAGCTCATGGACTTCGGCTTCCCCCAGACCACCGACAGCAAGATTCTGCAGGA GTACATCACACAGCAGGGCAACAAGCTGGAGACAGGTAAGTCGCGGGTGCCACCCACCGTCACCAATGCTGTGTCCTGGCGCTCTGAGGGCATCAAGTATAAGAAGAATGAAGTCTTCATTGACGTCATAGAGTCTGTCAACCTGCTG GTCAATGCCAATGGCAGCGTCCTGCTGAGTGAGATTGTGGGCACCATCAAGCTCAAGGTGTTTCTGTCCGGAATGCCAGAGCTGCGGCTCGGCCTCAATGACCGCGTGCTCTTCGAGCTCACTGGCC GGAGCAAGAACAAGTCTGTGGAACTGGAGGATGTGAAATTTCACCAGTGTGTACGACTCTCTCGTTTCGACAATGATCGCACCATCTCTTTCATCCCACCTGATGGCGACTTTGAGCTTATGTCCTATCGCCTCAGCACCCAG GTCAAACCGCTGATCTGGATTGAGTCTGTCATTGAGAAGTTCTCCCACAGCCGTGTGGAGATCATGGTCAAG GCCAAAGGGCAGTTTAAGAAGCAGTCGGTGGCCAACAGCGTGGAGATATCTGTGCCGGTCCCCAGTGATGCTGACTCCCCGCGCTTCAAGACCAGCGTGGGCAGTGCCAAGTACATGCCTGAGAAGAATATTGTGATTTGGAGTATAAAGTCTTTCCCG GGGGGCAAGGAGTACCTGATGCGCGCCCACTTTGGCCTCCCCAGtgtggagaaggaagaagaggagggccGGCCCCCCATTGGGGTCAAGTTTGAGATCCCCTATTTCACCGTCTCTGGGATTCAG gTCCGATACATGAAGATTATCGAGAAAAGTGGTTATCAGGCCCTGCCCTGGGTCCGCTACATCACCCAGAGTGGTG ATTACCAGCTTCGCACCAGCTAG
- the CDKN2D gene encoding cyclin-dependent kinase 4 inhibitor D, whose product MLLEEVRAGDLLSGAAARGDVQEVRRLLHRELVHPDVLNRFGKTALQVMMFGSPTIALELLKQGASPNVQDASGTTPAHDAARTGFLDTLKVLVEHGADVNAPDDTGALPIHLAVLEGHRAVVSFLAAESDLHHRDARGLTPLELARRRGAQDLMDILQGHTVAPL is encoded by the exons ATGCTGCTGGAGGAGGTCCGCGCCGGCGACCTGCTGAGCGGGGCCGCGGCTCGGGGCGACGTGCAGGAGGTGCGCCGCCTTCTGCACCGCGAGCTAGTGCATCCCGACGTTCTGAACCGCTTCGGCAAGACGGCACTACAG GTCATGATGTTTGGCAGCCCCACCATCGCCCTGGAGCTCCTGAAGCAAGGTGCCAGCCCCAATGTCCAGGACGCCTCTGGCACCACTCCAGCCCATGATGCAGCCCGCACTGGATTCCTCGACACCCTGAAGGTTTTggtagagcatggtgctgatgtCAATGCACCTGATGACACTGGGGCGCTCCCTATCCATCTGGCAGTGCTAGAGGGCCACAGAGCTGTGGTCAGCTTCCTAGCTGCTGAGTCTGATCTCCATCATAGGGATGCAAGGGGGCTCACACCCCTTGAGCTGGCACGGAGAAGAGGGGCTCAGGATCTCATGGACATACTGCAAGGGCACACGGTGGCACCGCTGTGA